The Iamia majanohamensis genome window below encodes:
- a CDS encoding helix-turn-helix domain-containing protein, with protein sequence MAPDDDPDFEARVRARIRALRTDAGLSLETLGRRAGMSASLLSRLESGARRLSVDHLAALARALGVSVDALLDVASADPRIHPVAHEGEGMTWWPLGHGADGAPMAFKVRITPTRDRPAPRTHPGHDWLYVLSGRLLLHLSGVDHVLTANEAAEFPTTEPHLLAAVGGPCEILTVFGPGGQGIHLHGT encoded by the coding sequence ATGGCCCCCGACGACGACCCCGACTTCGAGGCCCGGGTCCGGGCCCGCATCCGGGCCCTGCGCACCGACGCCGGCCTCTCCCTCGAGACCCTGGGCCGGCGGGCCGGGATGTCGGCCTCGCTCCTCAGCCGCCTCGAGTCCGGCGCCCGCCGCCTGAGCGTCGACCACCTGGCCGCCCTGGCCCGGGCCCTCGGGGTGAGCGTCGACGCCCTCCTCGACGTGGCCTCGGCGGATCCCCGCATCCACCCCGTCGCCCACGAGGGCGAGGGGATGACCTGGTGGCCCCTGGGCCACGGCGCCGACGGCGCGCCCATGGCCTTCAAGGTGCGGATCACCCCGACCCGCGACCGCCCTGCGCCCCGCACCCACCCCGGCCACGACTGGCTCTACGTGCTGTCGGGCCGCCTGCTGCTGCACCTCTCCGGCGTCGACCACGTCCTCACCGCCAACGAGGCGGCCGAGTTCCCCACCACCGAGCCCCACCTCCTGGCCGCGGTGGGCGGGCCCTGCGAGATCCTCACCGTGTTCGGCCCGGGCG
- a CDS encoding NAD(P)/FAD-dependent oxidoreductase: protein MDTTPDPTTPHDVVIVGGSVAGLSAALVLGRARLRVAVVDAGHPVNEGVAHSHGFLTNDGAPPADLVARGRAEVAAYGVDLVDDAVTGVRRADDGTFVVARAGGPDLVGRRLVLATGMRIPLPELPGLDEVWGGDAASCPFCHGWEARDRPIGVLGDPAGVAHLAGLLTQWSDDVVAFLPDGAEGAPPGVVVDHREPTRVVVEDGHVRGVEVAGGDVVAREALFVGAWPGPASSLAADLGCEVNDGGFPVTTDEGLTSVPGLWAVGNAVTMARGLVESAASGSVAARMVVVDLVQERLATPA, encoded by the coding sequence ATGGACACCACCCCGGACCCCACCACCCCCCACGACGTCGTCATCGTCGGCGGCTCCGTCGCCGGGCTCTCGGCCGCCCTCGTCCTGGGCCGGGCCCGCCTCCGGGTCGCGGTCGTCGACGCCGGCCACCCGGTGAACGAGGGCGTCGCCCACTCGCACGGCTTCCTCACCAACGACGGCGCCCCGCCCGCCGACCTGGTGGCCCGCGGGCGCGCCGAGGTCGCGGCCTACGGCGTGGACCTCGTCGACGACGCCGTCACGGGTGTCCGGCGCGCCGACGACGGCACCTTCGTGGTGGCCCGGGCGGGCGGCCCCGACCTGGTCGGACGGCGCCTCGTACTGGCCACCGGCATGCGCATCCCCCTCCCGGAGCTGCCCGGGCTCGACGAGGTGTGGGGCGGCGACGCCGCCAGCTGCCCGTTCTGCCACGGCTGGGAGGCCCGCGACCGGCCCATCGGGGTCCTCGGCGACCCCGCGGGGGTGGCCCACCTGGCCGGGCTCCTGACCCAGTGGAGCGACGACGTGGTGGCCTTCCTCCCCGACGGCGCCGAGGGTGCGCCCCCCGGGGTTGTCGTCGACCACAGGGAGCCCACCCGCGTGGTCGTCGAGGACGGGCACGTGCGTGGCGTCGAGGTCGCCGGCGGCGACGTGGTGGCCCGGGAGGCCCTGTTCGTGGGGGCCTGGCCCGGGCCCGCCTCGTCCCTCGCCGCCGACCTCGGCTGCGAGGTCAACGACGGCGGCTTCCCGGTCACGACCGACGAGGGCCTCACGTCGGTGCCCGGCCTCTGGGCCGTCGGCAACGCCGTGACCATGGCCCGGGGCCTGGTGGAGTCGGCGGCCAGCGGGTCGGTGGCGGCCCGCATGGTGGTCGTCGACCTCGTCCAGGAGCGCCTCGCCACCCCCGCCTGA
- a CDS encoding glycoside hydrolase family 2 protein, with amino-acid sequence MDLSGRWHALVADEDLRRTWLDDDVDESGWEPIDVPGHWRSAPAFAESDGPLLHRTRFAHDRLAGDERAWLVLEGCFYQGDVWLDGAYVGDTEGYFFPHGFEVTGALAARTEHTLGVDLTCSPAGDRTAKRNLTGSFQSGALDPDWNPGGIWRPVRIERSGPVRIRHLRVVCTEATAERAVVGIRAVLDAADAGGATVRTTVAGVEVAEAHTLAAGENQLSWSVTVADPDLWWPHVLGDQPLHDVVVEVHVPEAGAGSASAETDDADGADASGDGAGPTRLSDRRVRRTGFRSVDLRGWVASVNGERLFLKGADHGPTRMALGEATAEEVRGDVDLAVVAGLDLLRVHAHIARPELYDAADEAGVLLWQDMPLQWGYSRQVRKQAVRQAREAVDLLGHHPALAIWCGHDEPVAVAVDPATGDPVGATPRRLASQQLPTWNRTVLDRSIKRSLQRHDETRPVIAHSGVVPHPPLLDGTDTHLSFGWGHGDERRLPAFARLVPRMVRFVTQLGAQSVPESDGFMEAARWPDLDWDHLARAHGLQRDAFARHVPPGDHPTYEGWKAATQRYQALVVRRQVEELRRLKYRPTGGVAVLSLADSHPAVSFALLDHRRVPKEAWSALRAACRPVIVVADRLPAAVAPGDPLALDVHVVSDRRDEVPGVRAEVRATWAGGHHTWRFAGDVPADACVRVGTVQLVVPDAPGPLELELRLADADGGALADNVDRTVVVRPA; translated from the coding sequence ATGGACCTGTCCGGCCGCTGGCACGCCCTGGTCGCCGACGAGGACCTGCGCCGCACCTGGCTCGACGACGACGTCGACGAGTCCGGGTGGGAGCCGATCGACGTGCCCGGCCACTGGCGCTCCGCCCCCGCCTTCGCCGAGAGCGACGGTCCCCTCCTCCACCGCACCCGCTTCGCCCACGACCGCCTGGCGGGCGACGAGCGGGCCTGGCTGGTGCTGGAGGGCTGCTTCTACCAGGGCGACGTCTGGCTCGACGGCGCCTACGTGGGCGACACCGAGGGCTACTTCTTCCCCCACGGCTTCGAGGTCACCGGCGCCCTCGCGGCCCGGACCGAGCACACGCTGGGCGTCGACCTCACCTGCAGCCCGGCCGGCGACCGCACGGCCAAGCGCAACCTCACCGGCTCGTTCCAGAGCGGCGCCCTCGACCCGGACTGGAACCCCGGCGGCATCTGGCGCCCGGTGCGCATCGAGCGCAGCGGCCCGGTGCGCATCCGCCACCTCCGGGTGGTGTGCACCGAGGCGACCGCCGAGCGGGCCGTGGTGGGCATCCGCGCCGTGCTCGACGCAGCCGACGCCGGCGGCGCCACGGTCCGCACGACCGTCGCCGGGGTGGAGGTGGCCGAGGCCCACACCCTCGCGGCCGGGGAGAACCAGCTCAGCTGGTCGGTCACCGTCGCCGACCCCGACCTGTGGTGGCCCCACGTCCTGGGCGACCAGCCCCTCCACGACGTGGTGGTGGAGGTCCACGTCCCCGAGGCGGGGGCGGGATCGGCGTCGGCCGAGACCGACGACGCGGACGGGGCTGACGCCTCCGGGGACGGGGCCGGGCCCACCCGGCTCAGCGACCGCCGGGTGCGCCGCACCGGGTTCCGCTCCGTCGACCTCCGGGGGTGGGTCGCCTCGGTCAACGGCGAGCGCCTCTTCCTCAAGGGGGCCGACCACGGGCCCACCCGCATGGCCCTGGGCGAGGCCACCGCGGAGGAGGTGCGGGGCGACGTCGACCTCGCGGTGGTCGCCGGGCTCGACCTCCTGCGGGTCCACGCCCACATCGCCCGGCCCGAGCTCTACGACGCGGCCGACGAGGCCGGCGTCCTCTTGTGGCAGGACATGCCCCTCCAGTGGGGCTACTCCCGCCAGGTCCGCAAGCAGGCCGTGCGCCAGGCCCGCGAGGCGGTCGACCTGCTGGGCCACCACCCGGCGCTCGCCATCTGGTGCGGCCACGACGAGCCCGTGGCGGTGGCCGTCGACCCCGCCACGGGCGACCCGGTGGGGGCCACGCCCCGCCGCCTGGCCTCCCAGCAGCTGCCCACCTGGAACCGCACCGTCCTCGACCGCTCGATCAAGCGCAGCCTCCAGCGCCACGACGAGACCCGCCCGGTGATCGCCCACTCCGGCGTCGTCCCCCACCCGCCGCTGCTCGACGGCACCGACACCCACCTGTCGTTCGGGTGGGGCCACGGCGACGAGCGACGCCTGCCCGCCTTCGCCCGGCTCGTGCCCCGCATGGTCCGCTTCGTCACCCAGCTCGGGGCCCAGTCGGTCCCCGAGAGCGACGGGTTCATGGAGGCGGCCCGCTGGCCCGACCTCGACTGGGACCACCTGGCCCGGGCCCACGGCCTCCAGCGCGACGCCTTCGCCCGCCACGTCCCCCCCGGGGACCACCCCACCTACGAGGGCTGGAAGGCCGCCACCCAGCGCTACCAGGCCCTCGTCGTGCGCCGGCAGGTCGAGGAGCTGCGCCGGCTGAAGTACCGGCCCACCGGGGGCGTGGCCGTGCTCTCCCTGGCCGACAGCCACCCGGCCGTGTCCTTCGCCCTGCTCGACCACCGCCGGGTGCCCAAGGAGGCGTGGTCGGCGCTGCGGGCCGCGTGCCGGCCCGTCATCGTGGTCGCCGACCGCCTCCCCGCGGCGGTGGCCCCCGGGGACCCGCTGGCCCTCGACGTGCACGTGGTGTCGGACCGGCGCGACGAGGTGCCCGGGGTGCGGGCCGAGGTCCGGGCCACGTGGGCCGGCGGCCACCACACCTGGCGCTTCGCCGGCGACGTGCCCGCCGACGCCTGCGTGCGGGTCGGCACCGTCCAGCTGGTGGTGCCCGACGCGCCCGGGCCCCTGGAGCTCGAGCTCCGCCTGGCCGATGCCGACGGCGGTGCCCTGGCCGACAACGTCGACCGCACCGTGGTGGTCCGCCCCGCCTGA